Part of the Candidatus Methylacidiphilales bacterium genome is shown below.
AATCCGCCCGGATCCATCCTGTGCAGGGCCTGGATAAGCAGAGACAGCGGGACCGCAATCAGCGCCGCAGGGAACAGGCTGTTGATAAAATACCAGCCGAGGTCCACCCCGATTTGTTTTCTCCAAAATTTGGCCGGGTGCAGCCCGAACAATCGTTCCAGGGGGACAAAGATGACTACCAGTAGCACGAGCCAAACCGCCAACCGTTCTACATCTACGATAAAACCCGAAACATGCCTGAGAAATTGATCGGTCACTGTCTCCAAGCGTTATATTGAAACAGGAAACTTGGCCACCGCAGGAAAAGGTCCGGCCGATGTCAGGTTCGCGGATAGCGCGCGCCTGGCCCGCCGCCGGCGCAGAATCTCGAAGAGGATGCATGCGGCGCCAAATCCGGCGAAGACCATCCAGTTTGAAAAATCCGGCGCCTGCTCCAGGTCCACGCCTCCTAACAAGGTAAAAGGCGGCTCGCCTGTCGGGGTTCCGCCCGCGAGAAAGTTCAGCGTTGCGGATGTGCTGGAGGCTGCAAATGTCATGCCGCTCTGGTACCATCCGGAAAAGGCTTGGTTGGGCAGGCTGATCGTCGGCGTCGTGTACGTTGTGCCTCCCGTGAAGGACCCCGATGTGGCGCCGGACCCTGAAACAAATGTTCCGTTAAAGTTTACGGTTAAGGTCTCCGACGTGCTGCCCGAGAAAGATTCCTGTTGCGCGCCCGCATAGTAAAATGTCAGGACGTAGGTTTTTCCAATGGTCAGGCCCGTGATCGTTTGCGAGACCGGATGTACTTCAAAGACACCGTCCAGTGCGATGAAGTTTCCGCCGCCTGGAACCGCATCTACGGTGCCCGTGCCCCCGCCCGTCATCGTGCCCGTGCCGCCATTATTTGCGCCCCACAGATATGTGTTGCCATAAAAGGCTCCGGTGCCGCCATGTTGGGCGGAATACTGGCCAGGCACTTCATGCGGTGAGCCGGTGTTGTAAGCGTTGGCCTGCGTCCCAAAGTCCGCCGTATTCGGCGCGTACACAAAGTTGTATCCGGAGGTGTCCCAATTGCTGACCGTCAAATTTGAGCCTGTGGCAAAACCACCCGCGGAATCAGATCCAAACTGGCCAAACAATGTTGTGTACGTTCCTGCGGGTTTGGTTCCGGAAAAGGTGACACTGGTGAAAGTAGGATTCTTCACAAAATTCGCGGAAGCCTCCTGCGCCAGCGCAAAGGCAATCACAAAGCTGAATGCGATTATGTAAAATGGAACTTTCATTAGTATCGTTAGACCCCGGTTCATTAATGCCCTTCGGCCCTATGTAACGTAAGTAGGTTGGCAGATTATTTGCCGTGTGCAAACCTGAAATCTTACCGCACGCATAGTCAAACTAGTAATAAATCTGATTTTATTTCCGATGTTCTATTAGAAGAGACTGCCGTTGACTTCCGACCGGGTGAATGTTCACACTGGGTTCGGCTCAAACCATGACGCACGTTTCGCGAAACCTGTTTGCCGGCGGGGTACCTGGCTTGAAGGGCATGCTTTTTGCAGCGGCAGTCATTCTTGCTCCAACCCTCCTGCTCTGGCATTTGCACGGGCAGTGGAATCCGAACGGAGAGTATGCGTATGCGTGGGTGGTTCCTTTGCTGTCCGCGTTTCTCTGCAAATTGCGTTGGGATGACCGGCCATTACCGTCCACTCCAATCGAAAGCGCCGCATTCCCGGCAATTATTTTTGCCCTGCTGACACTTCCCGCCCTCTGGCTTCATGAAGCGGCCCCCGAGCGAAGCATTTGCGCATGGTCGTATGCGATTGCCAGTATCGGAATATCCTTGTCGCTGATCTCGCTTGCCGGCGGCGCCTCATGGCTTCGATGGTTCAGCTTCCCGTTTGTTTTCATCCTCACCACGGTCCCATGGCCGCATGCTCTGGAACTATTCGTATCGAATCCGCTGATGCGCGGCACCGCCAGGGCCACCGTTGAAATCCTTTGCCTTGCCGGCATTCCGAGCCTTCAATCCGGCAATCTGGTCCGCATTGAAACCGGCATCCTTGACATTGCCGAGGCCTGCAGCGGAGTCCGTTCGCTTCAAGCCATGGTGATGATCTCGCTTTTCCTGGGGGAATTGTTCCGGATGAAGTTCGTCCGGCGGCTGTTGCTCCTGGCGATTGGGCTCACAGCCACACTCGTGGCGAACGTCATCCGGACCGTGGCGCTTGCCGTCATCGGCTTCAACCAGGGGATGAGCGCGGTTGACGGCTATCACGATGCAGCGGGACTCGCCGTCATCACCTTCTCTCTTTTGAGTGCGTTGGTTGCGGCGTTCATGCTTCGTCCGGCAAAGACTGCGGCGCCGATTCCAGACGCATCCTGGATTGGGTTGACGCTCCCGCTCAAACTTTGCTCCGCGCTGCTGCTTTGGCTCTTCACGGTGGAGATTTCCGTCGAAACATGGTATCGATCGCACGAACCAAAATGGCGGGGTTGGAGCTGGTCCGTTCAATGGCCCCAGCATGCCGAAGCTTTCCATTTTATCGAGATTCCCAGGCGCTCACTCCAAGTCCTGATGTGTGACGAGTCGCATGCGGCAACCTGGAGAGAGCCGGATGGAAGCGATTGGTCCCTGTACTGGATCCGCTGGAATCCCGGCAATCCGGCGGCGGAAGCGGCAAAGGTCCATCGTCCGGATGTGTGCCTGACTGCGGAAGGCATCGTCATGGAGAAAGACCTGGGGCTGAACACCGTTCCGTTTGGGCGGATGCAGATTCCGTTTCACAGCTACATTTTCCGCTCGGGTGAAAAAATCCGCCATGTCTTTTTCTGCATTTCAGAGGAATGGCCGGGCGATCCGGCGATTGCCTGGAACCCGGAGTTTGAGGCGGTTGACATGATCCAACGCGCGCTCAAAGGCCGGCGGCATAGCGGTGAACAAAGCCTGGAATTGGCCGTATCGGGGTATCCTTCGGAATCAGCGGCGCAGGAAGCATTCAAGGCGCGCCTGGCGCAACTGATGCAAATCATGGAGTGAACGAAACGCCGTTGGCGTTTTAGCTAACATTCCGCATTTCGACATCTTGCTACAAGTGTTCATTAGGAGGCCCATCTGGAACACTCGCGACGCATGTCGGAGTTGGGCCGTGGCGATCCACTCCATACCCATAAGCTGGTTTCTGGATTGCCACGTCGCCGCGCCCTCAGTTAGTGCCACACTTTGGAGCAAGACACCTTGCGCGGGGTTTCAGAAGCGTGTGAAACATCCGGGCTAAGGCCTTGAGCCCCTATCGGGATAGGGGCATTAACCCAACCGGACGCCTCTGGCGAATCCCAGCGGTTTGGAGATAATGGAATCATAAATAAAAGGGGAAACAGGATGCGCGGGCGTATCCGCGCGAATGCAATCCCTATCAAGACAGAAGGAAAATTTATGAACCAAACATCTGTGGGAATATTTCATAACCGGCCTGAAACCCGGAATCAAAACGGGTCCGCCATTTTGCTTCTATGCCTGGCAATTGTCGCCTTGATCGGATTCATGGCGATTTCAATCGATTACGGAAGGATGGCGTTGACCGCCGACCAGCTCCAAAAGGCCTGTGATGCGGCCGCTCTTGCGGCGGCTGTGCAAATGCAATTGGACACCAGCACGAGTAGTTCTACCAGGCAGGCTAATGCCACCACCAAGGCCCAGTTGCTTGGCACACAAAACGGCGTGACGATCTCCAGCGTTACATTCAGCAGTCCGATTGTCACGGTCACAGGAACTTGCAGCCAGACCTTTTTCTTCGCCTCAGTGGTTGGCGGAGCCAACAGCGGAATGTTGACACGGCAAGCCAACGCCAATTACAACACCCCGATGACCGGAGTCAGCGGGGGCTTGCCAATTGCCATCACGATTGGTGACTATACCAGCCATCTTGGCGGCTCATCCTTTACCTTGACGCTCGTCGATAACCAAAAGAAGGATTTCTCGAATGGGAATATCGTGGCGCTGAGTACCCAAGCCGGCAATGGCAAAAGCCCCAGCCAGTGGCAGAGTGATTTGACAAATGGGATTACCTCCGTTGATGGGGGCACAGTACCCTTTGGAACGGGGGTGAATTTGGATTCTATTAATGCCAGTCTCAATCCGCAGCAATCCTCCCTCCATGATGGTTTGATCAACCGGATCGGGCAGACCGTGGCAATCTTTGTCACGACCACGGCAAGTCAAAGCAATGGCAACACAGGTCATTACGTCCAAGGCATCGCGATCGTCAAATTGGTGAGTGTGGATAATAACGGCAATCTCACCCTTCAAATCCCGCAGGTTTCAAATCCTTCCGGTTTAAGTAGCGCAACCTCATCCTATAATGACACCTATAATAGTGCTTCCACTTCCGCGCTGACCAATGGCAATTCAATTCATCTCACGCAGTGAAAGCGAGATAGGGCCATTCGACCTTATCTCAATAGAGGCTTTTTTTGTATCAAACTCGGATAGAATACCAGCTACCGTTATAGGCACGGGAACGAGCCGGGAAAATCTGGGTTAATTTTATGCGAATTTTCAACAAAGGCGCGCGACGAAAAGGTCAGGCTGTTGTCGAATTTGCG
Proteins encoded:
- a CDS encoding exosortase/archaeosortase family protein is translated as MTHVSRNLFAGGVPGLKGMLFAAAVILAPTLLLWHLHGQWNPNGEYAYAWVVPLLSAFLCKLRWDDRPLPSTPIESAAFPAIIFALLTLPALWLHEAAPERSICAWSYAIASIGISLSLISLAGGASWLRWFSFPFVFILTTVPWPHALELFVSNPLMRGTARATVEILCLAGIPSLQSGNLVRIETGILDIAEACSGVRSLQAMVMISLFLGELFRMKFVRRLLLLAIGLTATLVANVIRTVALAVIGFNQGMSAVDGYHDAAGLAVITFSLLSALVAAFMLRPAKTAAPIPDASWIGLTLPLKLCSALLLWLFTVEISVETWYRSHEPKWRGWSWSVQWPQHAEAFHFIEIPRRSLQVLMCDESHAATWREPDGSDWSLYWIRWNPGNPAAEAAKVHRPDVCLTAEGIVMEKDLGLNTVPFGRMQIPFHSYIFRSGEKIRHVFFCISEEWPGDPAIAWNPEFEAVDMIQRALKGRRHSGEQSLELAVSGYPSESAAQEAFKARLAQLMQIME
- a CDS encoding pilus assembly protein TadG-related protein, with product MNQTSVGIFHNRPETRNQNGSAILLLCLAIVALIGFMAISIDYGRMALTADQLQKACDAAALAAAVQMQLDTSTSSSTRQANATTKAQLLGTQNGVTISSVTFSSPIVTVTGTCSQTFFFASVVGGANSGMLTRQANANYNTPMTGVSGGLPIAITIGDYTSHLGGSSFTLTLVDNQKKDFSNGNIVALSTQAGNGKSPSQWQSDLTNGITSVDGGTVPFGTGVNLDSINASLNPQQSSLHDGLINRIGQTVAIFVTTTASQSNGNTGHYVQGIAIVKLVSVDNNGNLTLQIPQVSNPSGLSSATSSYNDTYNSASTSALTNGNSIHLTQ